The following are from one region of the Littorina saxatilis isolate snail1 linkage group LG4, US_GU_Lsax_2.0, whole genome shotgun sequence genome:
- the LOC138963680 gene encoding uncharacterized protein: MDVLLAFKTKFASKPTKAEKIEPKKEVKKELPKKEPKPAAVKDHKDNKEKDNVAVLPVATTAVTTVTATSPNAVTSAGNGKDGKKVRRKLPPIPVGEDPVLAPKTKTKRPKAPARKPDAAPRQPSPSVPPRGELTPSPNQRTHAQRQQPPQQHRQHETSQPRKPSPSPQHQQQIQQQQQQHQQPHVQHHHQRHQQPHPRPAQPLKTGEIPLNDEDLEVAQINTGTKVPHQHLPPSPQPQQQQKPQPQPHPSPQPKPQAPSQHVAQRKKPLSDLMKSKSVESSEPARARDKGKPVESHVATRHPHHPALHRASSLGSSVGGLGPKNETDEIIDALIAIYGIPITEAMKSLKKRLQEELRRVTRDRKRKLEELEEIRALQMQIGNLRLEGDSYRLARHVADKRTPSYVQVDPKKSLTPRSSPQVTPRRQRHKRQSSDPMISKFSPIKEDKDIEADFQAKMEPLDVRAGAGMTHMSRYSTDDSSQSGLSDSESTRSEPVTSSARYQKSAGSRDYVKMYYPVRASSSERLPPEHSMLPVGPAPLTGSRSEQHLAKGQRSGRSSGRNSGRSSGSRTPTYYSDDEEKSREEKKAQLQYEIQKRKQQLEETARLKKELLKLARAREAIAHSYDDIPRQYATPGVPVHAGSAGNLSLSPRPVPRGIIRPIDDDMRLAELERERERLERACLERDDLDQIYDVLPARVGRGPVPVSGGGRAAAVVSGGGGGGGGREGGVHVPPERTVIERGTSGDRERALTDRERALVERAERGERVSERGGGGGGGGGSLPYPTRSNFSSTEYLAHKQEIHRRHRVDEPLYVNTSTAAGWVYGDRDPAPGGHHGDPGALTPQPPISKRIDSLPSVQGPACMTAREARDARLSASVTLPEIYANRCDLDFRPPHPVQASLSGNNTYVNNSISDTDGSPTSVSDVTPSMPLLDDVKDKSRKIIHNIGSGSRPVSAEFNIGDVEDLMNGMYRVESDNSVDADEPIMKHMTEGGVTILKQIERKRRPPPPEPMRYNFPVKRILVTRDPKDRSVAGNGIGMKIVGGKEIPGTSETGAFVTAIYPGLIADQLHGELEVGDQVLEWNGVKLTGKTYEDVQQIINQTNGEIELVVRANNPSSTSDATGAKKGDSCHSSYDNLPGYDDVVKELRTTSGGPRSGVDPRVLAAQLEEIQETSSPAEHTESPVSSQQGPPTPSMSSPCSTPRSDPTSTSSDKQRPSGGRHTPDRRDRDRKGGDGGGRGGGGGGSGGSGSGGGGGGGGGERHHRRSARHHRDRDSDRGERERDRDRDRGQRERDGKEARDRVVERDGRDSRGERDGRDSRGERDGRDSRGERERDRDKPRDRADSSSSSKARRHHNHERDRDRDRERDRERDRDNGERDRDRDRRHKDTASDSTATATNTNNHHHHHHHHRSQSQLPSDGSEDSALPPSSTSTTASSISTAVAAAPTTTAAATTTATPTITTGAPTTSSADLQSNDRRRNAAPASPELAPRNQKPSKKNKSKEAKEAKQAKEDAAKAPTIMRPEDKGQGAIQLQLSHDDYDNTLNVHVIQAVNLRPRDINGLSDPFVKVYLLPGRGPENKRRTKHIARTLNPEWHQTLVFQDVARGELQNKVLELTVWDYDRFKANDFLGELILELSEFGFLDNKPHWYPLRDHVAIQSFELPKSSVPPPLTSASPDPSKIKGKSPRNVKRGASSPRLATNVVTQSAPDSDMGPRRRSMGTLAESDARSGSPPAGDKDRLGREVASATSSPTSRRKPRDSKSPIKTRSNGLLYR; the protein is encoded by the exons TTCGCCAGCAAGCCGACAAAGGCAGAGAAGATCGAGCCCAAGAAGGAGGTGAAAAAGGAACTGCCCAAGAAAGAACCTAAACCTGCTGCGGTCAAGGATCACAAGGACAACAAAGAGAAGGACAATGTTGCCGTGTTGCCCGTGGCAACCACTGCTGTCACCACGGTAACAGCAACCTCGCCCAATGCCGTTACATCTGCTGGCAACGGCAAAGACGGAAAGAAG GTGAGAAGGAAGCTGCCACCAATCCCAGTCGGTGAGGACCCCGTCCTTGCCCCCAAGACCAAAACCAAGCGGCCCAAGGCCCCCGCCCGTAAGCCTGACGCCGCCCCCCGCCAACCCTCCCCCTCCGTCCCGCCCCGCGGGGAGctgaccccctcccccaaccagCGAACTCACGCACAGCGTCAGCAACCGCCACAG CAGCATCGCCAGCATGAGACTAGCCAGCCCCGTAAGCCATCTCCATCACCACAACATCAGCAGCAGattcagcagcagcagcagcagcatcaacaACCGCACGTTCAGCATCACCATCAGCGGCATCAGCAACCACACCCAAGGCCAGCGCAACCTCTCAAAACGGGCGAG ATTCCTCTGAACGATGAAGATCTGGAGGTGGCCCAGATCAACACGGGCACCAAGGTTCCCCACCAACACCTGCCACCGTCACCACagcctcaacaacaacaaaaacctcaACCTCAACCTCACCCGTCGCCGCAGCCAAAGCCGCAGGCACCGTCACAGCACGTTGCGCAGCGTAAGAAGCCGCTGTCGGACCTGATGAAGTCGAAGAGCGTGGAGAGTTCGGAGCCCGCCCGGGCCCGGGACAAGGGCAAGCCGGTGGAGAGCCACGTGGCCACACGGCACCCGCACCACCCGGCCCTGCATCGGGCGTCCTCCTTGGGGTCTAGCGTGGGAGGGTTGGGCCCGAAGAATGAGACGGACGAGATCATCGATGCCCTGATCGCCATCTACGGGATCCCCATCACGGAGGCCATGAAATCGCTGAAGAAGCGGCTGCAGGAGGAGCTGAGGCGGGTCACGCGGGACCGGAAGCGGAAGCTGGAAGAGCTGGAGGAGATCCGGGCCCTGCAGATGCAGATCGGGAACCTAAGACTAGAAGGGGACTCCTACCGCCTGGCGCGTCACGTTGCCGACAAGCGGACCCCCAGCTACGTCCAGGTGGACCCCAAGAAGTCCTTGACCCCGCGGTCCTCACCCCAGGTGACCCCGCGACGGCAGCGCCACAAGCGGCAATCCTCGGACCCAATGATTTCCAAGTTCTCGCCCATCAAGGAGGACAAGGACATCGAGGCGGACTTCCAGGCCAAGATGGAGCCCCTGGACGTCCGCGCTGGGGCCGGGATGACCCACATGTCTCGCTACTCCACCGACGACAGTTCTCAGTCCGGACTCAGCGACTCGGAAAGCACGCGTTCAGAACCAGTCACCTCCAGCGCCCGCTATCAGAAGAGCGCAGGGTCCAGAGACTACGTGAAGATGTACTACCCGGTGCGGGCGAGCTCCAGCGAACGCCTGCCGCCTGAACACAGCATGTTGCCTGTGGGGCCTGCGCCGCTGACCGGGAGTCGTTCGGAACAGCACCTGGCGAAAGGACAACGCTCGGGGAGGAGCTCGGGGAGGAACTCAGGAAGGAGCTCGGGCTCCAGGACGCCCACCTACTATTCGGATGACGAGGAGAAGAGTCGCGAGGAGAAGAAAGCGCAG CTTCAGTATGAGATACAGAAGCGCAAGCAGCAACTGGAGGAGACGGCACGACTCAAGAAAGAATTGCTCAAACTGGCCCGCGCCCGCGAAGCCATCGCCCACAGTTATGATGACATTCCGCGCCAGTACGCCACGCCGGGAGTGCCCGTACACGCGGGCAGTGCTGGAAATCTCTCCCTGTCTCCGCGGCCCGTCCCACGTGGTATCATCCGACCAATCGATGACGACATGAGGCTGGCGGAACTGGAACGTGAGCGGGAGCGTTTGGAGCGCGCGTGCCTTGAACGTGATGATCTCGATCAAATCTACGATGTGCTGCCGGCGCGTGTCGGCAGAGGGCCTGTGCCGGTATCCGGAGGAGGAAGGGCAGCAGCAGTGGTcagcggaggaggaggaggaggaggaggcagGGAAGGGGGAGTACACGTGCCTCCAGAAAGAACTGTCATAGAGAGAGGGACCagtggggacagagagagggcgctgacagacagagaacgagCGCTAGTGGAGAGAGCAGAAAGAGGAGAAAGAGTATCGGAgagaggtggaggaggaggtggtggtggaggttcTCTCCCTTACCCCACACGGTCAAACTTCAGCTCCACGGAGTACCTGGCCCACAAGCAGGAGATCCACAGAAGACACCGCGTAGACGAGCCTCTCTACGTCAACACTTCCACCGCCGCTGGCTGGGTCTACGGCGACAGGGATCCCGCCCCCGGGGGGCATCACGGAGACCCGGGGGCGCTGACCCCCCAGCCCCCGATCAGCAAGAGGATCGATTCGCTGCCCTCTGTGCAGGGGCCGGCCTGTATGACAGCTCGTGAGGCACGTGACGCCCGTCTTTCCGCCAGTGTTACGCTGCCAGAAATCTACGCCAATAG ATGCGATCTAGATTTTCGCCCCCCTCACCCAGTGCAAGCCAGCCTGAGTGGCAACAATACTTACGTCAACAACAGCATCTCTGACACCGACGGTAGCCCTACAAGTGTCAGTGACGTCACGCCCTCTATGCCCTTGCTGGATGACGTCAAAGACAAATCGCGCAAAATCATACACAACATCGGGAGCGGTTCCCGGCCTGTGTCCGCTGAGTTCAACATCGGCGACGTAGAAG ACCTGATGAACGGGATGTACCGGGTGGAGAGTGACAACAGCGTGGATGCAGACGAACCCATCATGAAACACATGACGGAGGGCGGTGTCACCATCCTCAAACAGATCGAACGAAAGAGGAGG CCTCCGCCCCCAGAGCCAATGCGTTACAATTTTCCTGTCAAGCGGATACTTGTTACGCGAGATCCTAAAGACCGTTCAGTGGCAG GCAACGGCATAGGAATGAAGATCGTGGGTGGCAAGGAGATACCCGGAACATCAGAAACGGGTGCCTTTGTCACAGCCATCTACCCGGGTCTTATAGCCGACCAGCTGCACGGAGAACTGGAAGTTG GTGACCAGGTGCTGGAGTGGAACGGCGTGAAGCTGACCGGAAAGACGTACGAAGATGTCCAGCAGATCATCAACCAGACCAACGGCGAGATCGAGCTCGTTGTCAGGGC CAACAACCCCAGCAGTACCTCAGACGCCACCGGTGCCAAGAAAGGTGATAGCTGTCACTCGTCCTATGACAATCTCCCTGGCTACGATGACGTGG TCAAGGAGCTCAGAACCACCTCAGGAGGGCCTCGCTCAGGAGTTGACCCTCGGGTGCTCGCGGCCCAGCTGGAAGAGATCCAGGAGACCTCCTCTCCTGCCGAGCACACCGAGTCTCCTGTCTCCTCCCAGCAaggaccccccaccccctccatgtCTTCCCCCTGCAGCACCCCCCGCTCGGATCCTACCTCCACCTCGTCGGACAAGCAGCGGCCATCTGGCGGCAGGCACACGCCGGATCGTCGCGACAGAGACAGGAAAGGAGGAGAcggaggagggagaggaggaggtggagggggAAGTGGAGGAAGTGGgagtggtggtggagggggaggaggaggaggggagagGCACCACAGACGCAGCGCGCGCCaccacagagacagagacagcgaccggggagagagggagcgagacagagacagggatcgagggcagagagagagagacgggaagGAGGCGAGAGACAGAGTGGTGGAAAGGGACGGTCGCGACTCCCGTGGGGAGAGAGATGGTCGCGACTCCCGCGGGGAGAGAGACGGTCGAGACTCccggggggagagggagagagatcgcGACAAACCGCGAGACCGTGCGGACTCTTCCTCATCCAGCAAGGCTCGGCGTCACCATAATCACGAGCGAGACCGTGACCGCGACCGAGAGAGggaccgagagagagacagagataacggagagcgagacagagacagagaccggcGTCACAAAGACACAGCCTCCGACTCCACCGCGACcgccaccaacaccaacaaccaccatcaccaccaccaccaccaccgttcTCAATCCCAGCTTCCCTCGGACGGTTCTGAGGACAGCGCGCTTCCGCCGAGCAGCACCAGTACCACAGCTTCTTCCATCTCCACCGCCGTCGCTGCAGCCCCCACTACCACAGCTGCCGCAACCACGACGGCGACACCGACCATCACCACTGGCGCGCCGACGACCAGCAGTGCTGACCTACAAAGCAACGACAGACGAAGGAACGCGGCGCCTGCATCACCAGAGCTTGCCCCCAGGAACCAAAAGCCTTCCAAGAAGAACAAGTCCAAAGAAGCCAAAGAGGCCAAACAGGCGAAGGAGGACGCTGCAAAG GCTCCAACCATCATGAGGCCGGAGGACAAGGGGCAAGGTGCAATACAG TTGCAGCTTAGTCATGACGACTATGACAACACACTGAACGTGCACGTGATACAGGCCGTCAATCTCAGGCCGCGAGACATTAACGGGCTGTCCGACCCCTTTGTCAAAGTCTACCTCCTGCCTGGCAGAGG GCCAGAGAACAAGCGGAGGACGAAGCACATCGCGCGCACGCTGAACCCGGAGTGGCACCAGACCCTGGTGTTCCAGGACGTGGCCAGGGGGGAGCTGCAGAACAAGGTGCTGGAGCTCACCGTCTGGGACTACGACCGCTTCAAGGCCAACGACTTCCTGGGCGAGCTCATTCTCGAGTTGTCTG